The sequence below is a genomic window from Kitasatospora kifunensis.
GTGCCGGGCTCCGGCGCGCACTCCTGAAGGTCGTCGGCGCTCAGCCCCGAACCCGGGCAGAGCGCGGGGGAGAACGGGTGCCAGGCGGTGCGCAGCACAGCGTGCTTCGGCAGCTGCTCCTCGTCGCCCAGCAGGGCGATCGGGCGCCGGCACTCGGGGCAGTGCACCCGGATGATCTCCCAGGTCTCGGCCTCGCCCGGGTCGGTGCCGGAGCTGTGGTCGAAGTCCGGGACGAGGTCCGCGCGCTGCGCTTCTTCGTACGAGATCAGAGTGCTGTCGGCGCCGGCGGCGCGCTGCTCAGCTGCAGGCATGTGATCCCCCTTGGATCGGGCCGGACCAACTCGGCCGGGCCAACAGCAGCCCTTCCCTGCCGCACCGGCTCATAACCCTGCAGGTCGGCGCAGGGTGATGCAGTCCGGTGTGGCCTTCGCCACATTCCCCTGGCATGTGCCGCCCATCGTGACCCGCTGCCGGGCGCGCAGGCGCCGTTCGCGTCCGGCGTGCGCCGGGATTCGGGTAGGTTGGCGCCTTGTGGAGGATCTCGATCAGCGCATTGTCCAGCTGCTCGTCCAGGACGGGCGGATGAGCTACACCGACCTGGGCAAGGCCACCGGCCTGTCCACCTCGGCCGTCCACCAGCGGGTCCGCCGCTTGGAGCAGCGCGGTGTGATCCGCGGCTACTCCGCGATCATCAACCCGGACGCCGTCAACCTGGCGCTGACCGCTTTCATTTCGGTCAAGCCGTTCGACCCCAGCGCCCCGGACGACGTGCCCGAGCGGCTCGCCCCGCTGCCGGAGATCGAGGCCTGCCACAGCGTGGCGGGGGACGAGAACTACATCCTCAAGGTCCGGGTCGGCGCCCCCGGCGACCTGGAGGACCTGCTGGCCCGCGTCCGCAGCGCGGCCGGCGTCTCCACCCGCACCACCGTGGTGCTCTCCACCCCGTACGAGGCGCGGCCGCCCAAGCTCTGAGCCGGCCGGCCCCGAGCCGAAGCAGCCGGCGTCCCAGGGGGCACTGTCCAGAACCCGGACAACTCGGGTGCAGACTGTCTCTCATGACCGAACGCACCTCCCGCACCGTGCTGCTGCGCGGCGGCACCGTCTACAGCCCGGCCGATCCCTTCGCCACCGCGATGCTGATCGAGGGCGAGCAGATCGCCTGGGTCGGCAGCGAGGGCGCCGCCGACGCCTACGCGAGCGTCGCGGACGAGGTGGTCGACCTGGCCGGTGCGCTGGTCACCCCGGCCTTCGTGGACGCCCACGTGCACGCCACCTCCGCCGGCCTCGCCCTGACCGGCCTCGACCTGACCGACTGCGCCTCGCTGCCCGAGGCGCTGGCGCGGATCGCCGCGCACGCGCGCGACACCGAGGGCGTGCTGATCGGCCACGGCTGGGACGAGACCCGCTGGCCCGAGGGCCGCCCGCCGACCCTGACGGAGCTGGACCAGGCGGCCGGCGGCGCCCCCCTCTACCTCTCGCGCACCGACGTGCACTCCGCGCTGGCCACCAGCGCACTGCGCGCCCGCACCCCTGGCCTGGCCGAGCTGCCCGGCCACCACCCCAGCGCACCGCTGCGCGGCGCCGCCCACCACGCGGTGCGCCACGCCGCCCTCGACCAGCTGACGGACGATCAGCGCCGCCAGGCCCAACTCGCCACCCTGCGGCGGGCCGCCTCGCTCGGCATCGCCGCGCTGCACGAGTGCGCCGGCCCCGAGATCTCCTCCGAGCGTGACCTGACCGCCCTGCTGGCGCTGGCCGCCGAGCAGCAGGGGCCCGAGGTCTACGGCTACTGGGGCGAGCTGAGCGAGCACGGCGGGGTGGAGCGGGCCCGTCGGCTCGGCGCGGTCGGCGCCGGCGGCGACCTCTTCGTGGACGGCGCGTTCGGCTCCCGCACGGCCTGCCTGCACGCCCCCTACGCCGACGCCGCTGACAGCGGGTCCACCGCCGAGAGTGACGTACCGCACACCGGCACCGCCTACCTGACGGCCGATCAGGTGGCCGACCACGTCACCGCCTGCACCGAGGCCAGCCTGCAGGCCGGGTTCCACGCGATCGGTGACGCCGCGATCGACGCCGTGCTGACCGGCGTGCGGGCGGCCGCCGACCGCCTGGGCCCGGACCGGGTCAAGGCGCTGCGCCACCGGGTGGAGCACGCCGAGGCACTGGACGACAAGACCATCGCCGCCTTCGCCGAACTGGGCCTGACCGCCTCGGTGCAGCCGGCCTTCGACGCCGCCTGGGGCGGCGCGGCGGGCATGTACGTGCAGCGGCTGGGCGTCGAGCGAGCCGGTGCGCTCAACCCGTTCGCCGCGCTGCTGCGGGCCGGCGTACCGCTGGCCTTCGGCTCCGACGCCCCGGTCACCGCGCTGGACCCGTGGGGCACGGTGCGGGCGGCCGCCTTCCACCAGACCCCGCAGCACCGGATCTCGGTGCGGGCCGCCTTCGCCGCGCACACCCGGGGCGGCTGGCGGGCGCTGGGCCGCGACCAGGAGGGCGTGCTGGTCCCCGGTGCGCCGGCCACCTACGCGCTGTGGCGCACCGGCGAACTGGTGGTCCAGGCCCCTGACCAGCGGGTGGCCGGCTGGTCCACCGACCCGCGCTCGGGCATTCCCGGCCTGCCCGACCTCACCCCGGGCACCGAGTTGCCCACCTGCCTGCGCACGGTGGTCCGCGGCCGAACCGTGTACCAGCGTGCGCTATCGGGCTGACCTGGGGATTCTCAGGCAGCCGCGACTTCCGGTCGGCGCCGCCGGGCGGGTACCGTCGTGCGATACCCGAGGGCCCGGCCGGAGCCGTCCGATTCGCCGCCTTCGCCAGACCGAATCAGCCAGAGAGATGGTGCGCAGGTGGCATTGCCCCTCGACGAGGCTCCGCACGCACTGGACCCGGAACCCGGGACGAGCACGTCGCAGGAGCCGCAGGCCGAGCGTCCCGGCCGGCTGCGCCGCCTGCGCGCCAAGGTGCGGACCGGCTGGCGCCGCAGCGCGCTGGCCGCCGGCGCCGGGCTGGCGCTGGCCGCCGCGTTCCCGCCCTACGACCTGTGGCCGCTGTCGGTGCTGGCGGTCGCCGCACTGTCGCTGCTCACCCGCGGCCGGACCTTCAGGCAGGGCGCCTGGACGGGCTTCGCCTTCGGGCTGCCGTTCTTCCTCTGGCTGCTGGACTGGATCCGGGTGATCGGCTCGGACGGCTGGGTGGCGCTCTCCGCCATCCAGGCGCTCTTCTTCTGGGCGCTGGGCGGCTGCCTCGCGCTCACCTCGCGGCTGCGCTGCTGGCCGCTGTGGGCGGCCTGCCTGTGGGTGACCGAGGAGTGGGCGCGCGACCGGCAGCCGTTCGGCGGCTTCCCGTGGGGGCGGCTGGCCTTCGCCAACACCGCCAGCCCGTACACGCCGCTGGCCGCCCTCGGCGGCGCCCCGCTGGTCACCTTCGCCGTCGCGCTGACCGGCACGCTGCTCGGCTACCTCGCGCTGCCCTGGCTGCGCCGCCTGGTCGCCCAGGTGGCCGCCCGCCGCTCGGCCGCGACCACGGACCAGGCCGTGGAGCAGGTCCTGGACCAGCCCGTGGACCAGCCCGTCGAGCAGCCTGACGAGCCGCAGGCTGCGGCACCCGCCCCCGCTGCGCCGCGCCCCCGGCGGCGGGTGCTGGTCCCGCTCGGCGCGGGCGCCTGTGCCGCGCTCATCGTGGTCAGCGGCTACGCC
It includes:
- a CDS encoding Lrp/AsnC family transcriptional regulator, producing the protein MEDLDQRIVQLLVQDGRMSYTDLGKATGLSTSAVHQRVRRLEQRGVIRGYSAIINPDAVNLALTAFISVKPFDPSAPDDVPERLAPLPEIEACHSVAGDENYILKVRVGAPGDLEDLLARVRSAAGVSTRTTVVLSTPYEARPPKL
- a CDS encoding amidohydrolase gives rise to the protein MTERTSRTVLLRGGTVYSPADPFATAMLIEGEQIAWVGSEGAADAYASVADEVVDLAGALVTPAFVDAHVHATSAGLALTGLDLTDCASLPEALARIAAHARDTEGVLIGHGWDETRWPEGRPPTLTELDQAAGGAPLYLSRTDVHSALATSALRARTPGLAELPGHHPSAPLRGAAHHAVRHAALDQLTDDQRRQAQLATLRRAASLGIAALHECAGPEISSERDLTALLALAAEQQGPEVYGYWGELSEHGGVERARRLGAVGAGGDLFVDGAFGSRTACLHAPYADAADSGSTAESDVPHTGTAYLTADQVADHVTACTEASLQAGFHAIGDAAIDAVLTGVRAAADRLGPDRVKALRHRVEHAEALDDKTIAAFAELGLTASVQPAFDAAWGGAAGMYVQRLGVERAGALNPFAALLRAGVPLAFGSDAPVTALDPWGTVRAAAFHQTPQHRISVRAAFAAHTRGGWRALGRDQEGVLVPGAPATYALWRTGELVVQAPDQRVAGWSTDPRSGIPGLPDLTPGTELPTCLRTVVRGRTVYQRALSG